A stretch of Miscanthus floridulus cultivar M001 chromosome 13, ASM1932011v1, whole genome shotgun sequence DNA encodes these proteins:
- the LOC136501343 gene encoding (E)-beta-caryophyllene synthase-like — MATTLTICSSGAVPSSLPQPSSAAAEQDCRRQYAPSVWGDFFITHQLCTPEELLSMQEKASAKKEEVRRIVLDAAAASGSDGLVRKLELVDALQRLGVDYHYKEEIDALLRAVHEDHHDHGASASSDDLYVTSLRFYLLRKHGYAVSSDVFVKFRDEQGNNSSDDVNTLMMLYDAAYMRTRGEDILDNIIAFNKSRLQTMMESTNLEPDLAEEVRITLETTRCRRAERVEARRFISVYEKKATRDDTILELAKLDYNIVQAVYCDELKQLSVWWKDVRSQVDMTFSRDRLVEMYFWMTIIVYEPYYSYSRIMLTKLVLYMALMDDIYDNYSTTDESNIFTTALKRWDDKAAEEQIPEHLRPFYKSVIRTADKIVAELKVQNNKNSEVVREVMTHVAESFHAEVKWRDEQYVPADVDEHLQISLGSIVAMQVVVLTLVSLGDVTTREIVDWAFTYPKIIRAVTAMARILNDIMSYEREQASDHMASTVQTCMKQYGVTVEEAIEKLIKFTCEEAWMDIVQGCLDQEYPMAILNKVVRVGRSLDFIYKREDSYTLPSNLKDTITSLYTKPVV; from the exons ATGGCGACCACTCTCACCATCTGCAGCTCCGGCGCCGTTCCATCGTCGTTACCACAGCCGTCGTCGGCCGCGGCGGAGCAGGACTGTCGCCGGCAGTACGCCCCGAGCGTGTGGGGCGACTTCTTCATCACCCACCAGCTGTGCACGCCGGAAGAGCTCCTGTCCATGCAGGAGAAGGCGTCGGCTAAGAAGGAGGAGGTGAGGCGGATCGTGttggacgccgccgccgcttccggcAGCGACGGCCTGGTGCGGAAGCTGGAGCTTGTCGACGCGCTGCAGCGGCTCGGAGTGGACTACCACTACAAGGAGGAGATCGATGCGCTGCTGCGTGCGGTTCACGAGgaccaccatgaccatggagcttcAGCTTCCTCGGATGACCTCTACGTCACCTCGCTGAGGTTCTACCTGCTCAGGAAGCACGGGTACGCCGTCTCTTCCG ATGTGTTTGTGAAGTTTAGAGACGAGCAAGGAAACAATTCCAGTGACGATGTGAACACACTGATGATGCTGTACGACGCCGCGTATATGAGGACTCGTGGGGAGGACATACTTGACAACATCATCGCTTTCAACAAGAGTCGTCTCCAGACCATGATGGAAAGCACAAATCTGGAGCCGGATCTGGCAGAGGAGGTGCGGATCACGCTGGAGACGACTCGTTGCAGGAGAGCTGAGAGAGTGGAGGCCAGGCGCTTCATCTCGGTGTACGAGAAGAAGGCGACACGAGACGACACCATACTGGAGCTCGCAAAGCTGGACTACAACATCGTGCAAGCTGTCTACTGCGACGAGTTGAAACAACTTTCAGT GTGGTGGAAGGATGTCCGATCACAGGTGGACATGACGTTTTCAAGGGATAGATTGGTGGAGATGTACTTTTGGATGACGATTATTGTTTACGAGCCGTATTACTCGTATTCACGGATAATGCTTACAAAGCTGGTCCTATACATGGCTTTGATGGATGACATCTATGACAACTACAGCACCACAGATGAGAGCAACATCTTTACTACAGCCTTGAAAAG GTGGGATGACAAGGCAGCGGAGGAACAAATCCCTGAACACCTGAGGCCCTTCTACAAGAGTGTAATCCGTACTGCAGATAAGATTGTGGCCGAGTTGAAAGTTCAGAATAACAAGAATTCGGAGGTGGTAAGAGAAGTG ATGACTCACGTGGCCGAATCCTTCCATGCTGAGGTCAAATGGCGTGATGAGCAGTACGTGCCTGCCGATGTTGATGAACACCTGCAAATTTCATTGGGAAGCATTGTGGCTATGCAAGTCGTCGTCCTTACCTTGGTTTCTCTGGGAGATGTGACTACTAGGGAGATCGTTGATTGGGCATTCACCTATCCGAAAATCATCAGGGCCGTTACTGCTATGGCTCGGATACTGAACGATATCATGTCATATGAG CGAGAACAAGCTTCAGACCATATGGCATCCACGGTGCAAACTTGCATGAAGCAGTACGGGGTCACAGTTGAGGAAGCCATTGAGAAGCTCATCAAGTTTACATGTGAGGAGGCATGGATGGACATCGTCCAAGGGTGCCTTGACCAGGAATATCCCATGGCGATTCTGAACAAGGTGGTCCGCGTTGGACGATCACTAGATTTCATTTACAAGAGAGAAGATTCATACACCCTCCCATCCAACCTCAAGGACACTATAACTTCATTGTACACGAAGCCCGTCGTCTGA
- the LOC136499472 gene encoding uncharacterized protein, whose protein sequence is MKYNLDRAKWDSSNRKCLMVIKGSIGNPIRGSILECTITTEYLKKVESKFAGSSKAYVSTLIKKLVNEKYMSGGIREHILKMSNMTSKLKPMDMGLKDEFLIHLIFASLPKEYETFVVNYNLQPDKWDIEKLIAMCVQEEEWLKSSHGDTVNHVKENKRKKL, encoded by the coding sequence ATGAAGTACAACCTTGATCGTGCGAAGTGGGATAGTTCAAACCGCAAGTGTTTGATGGTGATTAAGGGCTCCATTGGGAATCCAATAAGAGGATCAATCCTAGAATGTACCATTACCACTGAGTATCTCAAGAAGGTGGAGAGTAAGTTtgctggctcttcaaaggcttatgtgAGCACTCTTATTAAGAAGTTAGTCAATGAAAAATACATGAGTGGAGGgattagagagcacatattgaagatgagcaacatgacatccaagctcaaaccaatggacatGGGGCTAAAGGATGAGTTtctaattcatttgatttttgcatcTTTACCCAAAGAGTATGagacctttgttgttaattacaacttaCAGCCAGataagtgggacattgagaagcttattgccatgtgtgtgcaagaagaggagtGGCTTAAGAGCTCACATGGTGACACCGTCAACCATGTgaaggaaaataaaagaaaaaaactttAA